A section of the Rossellomorea marisflavi genome encodes:
- a CDS encoding GRP family sugar transporter has product MDIFLAILPAIFWGSIVLFNVKLGGGPYSQVLGTTIGALILSFGIYLFIQPELNSTIIIVGIVSGLFWTVGQVNQLKTFQYIGVSKTMPISTGMQLVSTALFGVIVFHEWSTTTTVILGVIALICIVVGIVFTSYEEKKGNEEESGNFKKAILTLIVSTIGYLIYVVVARLFHVDGWVALFPQAIGMFISAVILTFRHKPFNKYAIRNIIPGLIWALGNMFLFISQPRVGVATSFSLSQMGIVISTLGGIFILGERKTKKQLVLISFGIILIIIGGVLLGIAKQ; this is encoded by the coding sequence ATGGATATCTTTTTAGCCATACTCCCAGCAATATTCTGGGGTAGCATCGTGTTATTCAATGTAAAACTGGGAGGCGGACCCTACAGCCAGGTACTTGGGACCACCATCGGGGCGCTTATCCTCTCCTTTGGGATTTACCTTTTCATCCAGCCAGAACTGAATTCAACGATCATCATCGTCGGAATCGTTTCAGGTCTATTCTGGACCGTCGGACAGGTCAACCAATTAAAAACGTTCCAATATATCGGCGTGAGTAAAACGATGCCGATCTCCACCGGTATGCAGCTCGTTTCCACCGCACTGTTCGGCGTCATCGTCTTTCATGAATGGTCCACCACAACCACCGTCATCCTCGGCGTGATTGCCCTGATCTGTATCGTCGTCGGGATCGTCTTCACTTCGTATGAAGAGAAAAAAGGGAACGAAGAAGAATCGGGCAACTTCAAAAAAGCCATCCTCACCCTCATCGTGTCGACGATCGGTTATCTGATCTATGTCGTTGTGGCAAGGCTCTTCCACGTCGATGGCTGGGTTGCCCTGTTCCCTCAGGCGATAGGGATGTTCATCAGTGCCGTGATCTTGACGTTCAGACATAAGCCATTCAACAAATACGCCATCCGGAATATCATCCCCGGACTCATCTGGGCACTGGGAAATATGTTCCTCTTCATCTCCCAGCCACGGGTCGGAGTAGCCACGAGTTTCTCCCTTTCCCAAATGGGAATCGTCATCTCCACATTGGGGGGAATCTTCATCCTCGGTGAGAGGAAAACGAAGAAACAGCTTGTCCTGATCTCATTCGGGATCATTTTGATCATCATCGGAGGCGTCCTGTTGGGGATTGCCAAACAATAA
- a CDS encoding SDR family oxidoreductase, with protein sequence MYNDLKDKVVVITGGSTGLGRSMAVRFGQEKAKVVINYFKDEKEALDAKKEVEQAGGQAEIVQGDVTVEADVINLIQAAIKKFGTLDIMINNAGVENPVPSHEMTLDNWNKVVNTNLTGAFLGCREALKYFVENGVKGNIINMSSVHEVIPWPLFVHYAASKGGIKLMTETLALEYAPKGIRVNNIGPGAMNTPINAEKFSDPAQRADVESMIPMGYIGKPEEVASVAAFLASSEASYVTGITLFCDGGMTKYPSFQAGRG encoded by the coding sequence ATGTACAACGATTTAAAGGATAAAGTAGTCGTCATCACGGGGGGATCCACCGGACTCGGACGCTCCATGGCTGTAAGATTCGGCCAGGAGAAAGCCAAGGTCGTCATCAACTACTTCAAGGATGAAAAAGAAGCACTGGATGCGAAGAAAGAAGTCGAACAGGCCGGCGGACAAGCAGAAATCGTTCAAGGGGATGTGACGGTCGAAGCCGATGTCATCAACCTCATACAGGCCGCCATCAAAAAATTCGGGACATTGGACATCATGATTAACAACGCAGGAGTGGAAAATCCCGTCCCATCACACGAAATGACCCTCGACAACTGGAATAAGGTTGTCAACACGAACCTGACCGGAGCCTTCCTCGGCTGCCGGGAGGCCCTCAAGTACTTCGTTGAAAATGGGGTCAAAGGAAACATCATCAACATGTCGAGCGTCCACGAAGTCATTCCATGGCCCCTATTCGTCCATTATGCGGCGAGTAAAGGCGGCATCAAGCTCATGACCGAAACACTCGCCCTCGAGTATGCTCCTAAAGGGATCAGGGTCAATAACATCGGCCCCGGCGCCATGAACACACCGATCAACGCAGAGAAATTTTCCGATCCAGCTCAGCGTGCCGATGTGGAAAGCATGATACCAATGGGGTATATCGGTAAACCTGAAGAAGTCGCATCTGTTGCGGCCTTCCTCGCTTCCTCGGAAGCAAGCTACGTAACCGGCATCACCCTCTTCTGTGATGGCGGAATGACCAAATATCCTTCCTTCCAGGCAGGTAGGGGATAA
- a CDS encoding GNAT family N-acetyltransferase, with the protein MIRQLTTEDDSICQDLITQAPAENLFIIGDIEAFGYDQDFQKVWGDFTDEGVLRGVLLRYRENYIPYAPGEYDAEGFASIINKDEEFLYISGLKEIVSKLDPFISRETKQKRHLHYAKCTQGESLDQSDLSMVKEAGIEDIPALVELLLTVPEFEHSNISVESKEHSMKAGAARSYYIEGDGRLAASASTTAENSKSAMIVGVCTHADYKKRGYASKCMSKLVGDLLREGKELCLFYDNPDAGKIYKRIGFHDIGYWSMFSY; encoded by the coding sequence ATGATCAGACAACTGACCACCGAAGACGACTCTATCTGTCAGGACCTTATCACCCAGGCGCCTGCAGAGAACCTATTTATCATCGGGGATATCGAAGCCTTCGGGTACGACCAGGATTTCCAGAAGGTTTGGGGGGATTTCACCGATGAAGGAGTATTGCGCGGTGTACTCCTGAGATACAGGGAAAACTACATACCATATGCACCCGGTGAGTATGATGCAGAAGGATTTGCCTCCATCATCAATAAAGATGAGGAGTTCCTCTATATTTCAGGACTGAAAGAGATCGTTTCGAAGCTTGACCCTTTCATTTCCCGGGAGACGAAGCAGAAAAGGCATCTTCACTATGCCAAATGCACCCAAGGGGAATCACTCGATCAAAGTGACCTGTCCATGGTGAAAGAAGCGGGAATCGAAGACATCCCCGCCCTTGTCGAACTCCTTCTCACCGTTCCGGAATTCGAGCACTCCAATATCTCAGTGGAAAGCAAGGAGCACAGCATGAAAGCCGGTGCTGCCAGGAGCTATTACATTGAAGGGGACGGTCGTTTGGCTGCCTCCGCTTCCACTACCGCAGAGAACTCGAAATCGGCCATGATTGTCGGGGTCTGCACCCATGCCGATTACAAGAAAAGAGGCTACGCGAGTAAGTGCATGTCCAAGCTTGTGGGGGATCTTCTAAGGGAAGGAAAGGAGCTCTGCCTCTTCTATGATAACCCGGATGCAGGCAAGATCTATAAACGAATCGGATTTCATGACATCGGCTACTGGTCGATGTTCAGCTATTAA
- a CDS encoding biotin transporter BioY, with protein sequence MDRDRLRMIIQCGVFAAITGIFAQIEIPLPLVPISGQTLAVGLTATILGSRYGAFALIGYTAIGAAGLPVFAGMSGGAHVLVGPTGGYIFGFVAAAYVTGLILEKTSFNLPMAMVANLVGMVVTLILGTIQLKFVADLGWSQAMAAGVYPFLVGGVIKAALASWLGIVVRNRLVQARLIKPAVA encoded by the coding sequence ATGGATCGAGACAGGTTGAGAATGATTATTCAGTGCGGGGTGTTTGCGGCGATCACGGGAATCTTTGCGCAGATCGAGATTCCCCTGCCCCTCGTGCCCATCAGCGGGCAGACGTTGGCAGTGGGATTGACGGCGACGATTCTTGGGAGCCGTTATGGGGCGTTTGCCCTCATAGGATACACAGCTATCGGTGCAGCCGGACTCCCGGTGTTTGCAGGGATGAGCGGAGGTGCCCATGTCCTGGTCGGACCGACGGGAGGGTACATCTTCGGTTTCGTCGCGGCGGCTTATGTGACAGGATTGATCCTGGAGAAAACCTCTTTCAACCTGCCCATGGCCATGGTAGCCAATCTGGTCGGGATGGTCGTGACCCTGATTCTCGGGACGATCCAGTTGAAGTTCGTGGCAGACCTTGGGTGGAGCCAGGCGATGGCAGCAGGGGTCTATCCGTTCCTGGTAGGAGGAGTGATCAAGGCGGCCCTTGCCAGTTGGCTTGGGATCGTCGTACGCAATCGCTTGGTGCAGGCCAGGTTGATCAAGCCGGCAGTCGCCTGA
- a CDS encoding ABC transporter substrate-binding protein, translating to MKKQAWIGLFISIGLILSGCGAGEETASTKKEEKSTAYSVKDDRGEEVTFKKVPETVVSLQPSNTEILYAVGAGDKVVGVTEFDHYPKEVEDLEVISDSMTVNTEKVISLDPDVVIAYTTGDEAGVKQLEDAGIPVFVIQSAQTFDDVYGDIEQVAKVMGAQKKGNEVIEGMKKQISDVGEKVKSLDEKEKVYFEISPAPEIYTAGSATFQQEILQVAGVDNVFADQEGWPKLGEEEIIKRNPATILTTVNYVENPVDEIKSRTGWDTIDAVKGERVIYLDSDVMSRPGPRIGEAVEITAKAVYPDLF from the coding sequence ATGAAAAAACAAGCATGGATCGGATTGTTCATCAGCATCGGTCTCATTCTATCAGGATGTGGAGCCGGGGAAGAAACAGCATCAACGAAAAAAGAAGAAAAGTCTACTGCCTATAGCGTCAAGGATGACCGGGGAGAAGAAGTCACATTCAAAAAGGTACCGGAGACCGTCGTTTCCCTGCAGCCGAGCAATACAGAGATCCTGTATGCAGTCGGAGCAGGGGACAAGGTGGTCGGGGTGACAGAATTCGATCATTATCCGAAGGAAGTGGAGGATCTCGAGGTCATCTCCGATTCCATGACAGTGAATACGGAAAAAGTGATTTCCTTGGATCCGGACGTGGTGATTGCCTATACAACAGGTGATGAAGCAGGAGTCAAGCAGCTTGAGGATGCGGGCATTCCGGTTTTCGTCATCCAGTCTGCTCAAACCTTTGACGACGTATACGGCGACATCGAACAGGTGGCAAAGGTGATGGGGGCTCAAAAAAAGGGGAACGAAGTGATTGAAGGAATGAAGAAGCAAATCTCCGATGTCGGGGAAAAGGTCAAGTCCCTTGACGAAAAAGAAAAGGTCTATTTTGAAATCAGTCCAGCCCCTGAGATCTATACGGCCGGTAGCGCGACCTTCCAGCAGGAGATCCTCCAGGTTGCTGGTGTGGATAATGTATTTGCCGATCAGGAGGGCTGGCCGAAGCTCGGAGAAGAAGAAATCATCAAACGGAACCCGGCAACCATCCTGACTACAGTGAACTATGTGGAAAATCCAGTAGATGAAATCAAATCCAGGACCGGCTGGGACACCATCGATGCCGTGAAGGGTGAACGGGTCATCTATCTTGATTCCGATGTCATGTCCCGACCGGGCCCGAGGATCGGTGAGGCAGTCGAAATCACAGCCAAGGCTGTTTATCCGGACCTTTTCTAG
- a CDS encoding YwqG family protein: protein MAQSVNLQAKLAPYRTALDGTEIPSVHLHIKEGKTGPYDSKIAGDPYFPKADEYPVDGEGHPMKLLAQINFGQLPKLEDYPESGLLQIFISVHDDLYGMNIDQKQDQKDFRIRFIEEPFLPKEELISDFSFVKIPDDVYFPVTKEGAVLAELTSETISAGDYRFEKVFGKESWDLFESMTDDGEEADALMDEFYETQSGFGHKIGGYPGFTQEDPRQYENQDHALLLLQIDSDDEVDMMWGDCGIANFFIKKEDLKKKQFGNVVYNWDCS, encoded by the coding sequence GTGGCACAATCGGTCAACCTGCAAGCGAAGCTGGCCCCTTACCGTACAGCACTTGATGGAACGGAGATTCCGTCTGTCCATCTACATATAAAAGAAGGGAAAACTGGCCCTTATGATAGTAAGATCGCCGGGGATCCATATTTCCCGAAGGCGGATGAGTATCCTGTGGACGGGGAGGGGCACCCGATGAAACTGTTGGCCCAGATCAATTTCGGTCAGCTCCCGAAGCTCGAAGATTATCCCGAATCAGGACTTCTGCAGATCTTCATTTCGGTACATGATGATCTGTACGGAATGAACATCGACCAGAAGCAGGACCAAAAGGATTTCCGCATCAGATTTATAGAAGAGCCGTTCCTGCCGAAAGAAGAGCTGATATCCGATTTTTCTTTCGTGAAAATCCCCGATGACGTGTATTTCCCTGTCACGAAGGAAGGTGCCGTCCTGGCGGAATTGACCAGTGAAACAATCAGCGCCGGCGACTACCGCTTCGAGAAGGTGTTCGGGAAGGAAAGCTGGGATCTGTTTGAATCCATGACCGATGATGGTGAAGAGGCAGACGCCCTCATGGATGAATTCTATGAAACCCAGAGCGGTTTCGGACATAAGATCGGAGGATATCCGGGCTTCACACAGGAGGATCCGCGTCAGTATGAAAATCAGGATCATGCACTCCTGCTGCTTCAAATCGACTCGGATGATGAAGTGGACATGATGTGGGGTGACTGCGGCATTGCCAACTTCTTCATAAAAAAAGAAGATCTTAAGAAGAAACAGTTCGGCAATGTGGTCTATAACTGGGATTGTTCATAA
- a CDS encoding DUF2584 domain-containing protein, with protein sequence MGMPMELNTMIVTKNNEIREEENLFTLVKEGYRLYPMEIPIEVRVTKHSEPNAIGRIEKLSWKDGETSITYRLLSLNSTN encoded by the coding sequence ATGGGCATGCCGATGGAACTGAACACCATGATCGTAACGAAGAATAACGAAATTAGAGAGGAAGAGAATCTCTTCACGCTTGTGAAAGAGGGGTACCGCCTCTACCCGATGGAGATTCCCATTGAAGTAAGGGTGACTAAACACAGCGAGCCGAACGCCATCGGCCGAATCGAAAAACTAAGTTGGAAAGACGGAGAAACATCGATTACGTACCGGCTGCTTTCTTTGAACTCGACAAACTGA
- a CDS encoding alpha/beta hydrolase family protein, translating into MKNGTIIQKYEFPSPNPSIRMYELTYMSGGLKVKGMLAEPANGSGYPGFLYLRGGIKGVGKVRPARIGQFASHGFIVFAPYYRGNLGGEGSEDFAGDDREDAVSGVELLRDHPRVTGGIHVFGFSRGGVMALLTAIEQPDVASVVSWGGVTDMFLTYEERVDLRRMMKRVIGGTPKKVPERYEWRTPLFQLDRLKAPVLIIHGEQDQNVSIEHAHRLEAGLREMGKTVETQYYQAYTHYFPPRKNQEIVAGMCEWMKKQEGE; encoded by the coding sequence ATGAAAAACGGGACGATTATACAAAAATATGAATTCCCTTCCCCGAATCCTTCGATCAGGATGTACGAGCTGACGTATATGTCTGGCGGATTGAAGGTGAAGGGGATGCTTGCGGAGCCAGCGAACGGCAGCGGGTACCCCGGCTTCCTATACTTAAGGGGAGGAATCAAGGGAGTGGGGAAAGTGAGGCCAGCGAGGATCGGCCAGTTTGCTTCCCACGGCTTCATCGTCTTTGCCCCTTATTACCGGGGGAACCTCGGTGGAGAGGGAAGCGAGGACTTTGCCGGTGATGATCGCGAGGATGCCGTATCTGGAGTGGAACTTCTGCGGGATCATCCTCGGGTGACAGGAGGGATCCATGTGTTCGGATTCTCCCGCGGCGGGGTGATGGCCCTTCTGACGGCCATCGAACAGCCTGATGTTGCTTCCGTCGTCTCCTGGGGAGGAGTAACGGACATGTTCCTTACATACGAAGAGCGGGTCGATCTGCGCCGCATGATGAAACGCGTCATCGGCGGAACCCCGAAGAAAGTACCCGAGCGTTATGAGTGGAGAACGCCGCTCTTCCAGCTTGATCGCCTGAAGGCACCGGTCCTGATCATTCACGGTGAACAGGATCAGAACGTCTCCATCGAACATGCCCACCGCCTTGAAGCGGGGCTGAGGGAAATGGGGAAAACCGTTGAGACACAGTATTATCAAGCCTACACGCATTATTTCCCGCCACGTAAGAATCAGGAAATCGTTGCAGGAATGTGTGAGTGGATGAAAAAACAAGAGGGGGAATGA
- a CDS encoding ABC transporter substrate-binding protein, which yields MAVAGIALLTSGCGKQAEPLEKVRVAEVTRSIFYAPEYVAIEKGFFEDEGLNVELKTTWGGDKTMTALLSNGADIALVGSETSIYVHAQGSDDPVINFAQLTQTDGTFLVSREKVENFEWDQLKGTTFLGQRKGGMPQMVGEYVLKEHGIDPHKDLDLIQNIDFANVANAFASGTGDYVQLFEPTASIFEKEGKGHIVASFGTESGHVPYTTFMAKESYMNKNDETVDKFTRALYKAQQWVDQASAKEISDVIAPYFEDTDPGIMETVVDRYKSQGSYATDPILDQEEWENLQNIMDEAGELPERIDHDTLVNTSIAEKASKE from the coding sequence ATGGCAGTCGCCGGAATTGCTTTATTGACCTCAGGCTGCGGGAAACAGGCAGAACCCCTTGAGAAAGTACGTGTGGCAGAAGTCACCCGATCGATCTTCTATGCACCCGAATATGTAGCAATAGAGAAAGGATTCTTCGAAGACGAAGGATTGAATGTCGAGCTGAAAACCACCTGGGGCGGGGACAAGACGATGACGGCCCTCCTGTCGAACGGAGCCGACATCGCCCTTGTCGGATCGGAAACGTCCATTTATGTCCACGCACAGGGCTCGGATGACCCGGTGATCAACTTCGCCCAGCTCACCCAGACAGACGGTACCTTCCTTGTCTCCAGGGAAAAGGTGGAGAACTTCGAGTGGGATCAGTTGAAGGGAACGACCTTCCTCGGCCAGCGTAAAGGCGGCATGCCACAGATGGTCGGCGAATATGTGCTGAAGGAGCACGGCATCGATCCGCACAAGGATCTCGACTTGATCCAGAACATCGATTTCGCCAATGTGGCGAATGCCTTCGCATCCGGTACAGGTGACTATGTACAGCTGTTCGAACCGACCGCTTCCATCTTCGAGAAAGAAGGAAAAGGCCATATTGTCGCCTCATTCGGCACCGAGTCCGGACATGTGCCTTATACGACCTTCATGGCAAAAGAAAGCTACATGAACAAGAACGATGAAACCGTCGATAAGTTCACCCGTGCCCTCTATAAGGCACAGCAATGGGTCGATCAAGCTAGTGCGAAAGAGATCTCCGATGTGATTGCACCGTACTTCGAGGATACAGATCCCGGCATTATGGAAACCGTCGTGGACCGCTACAAATCACAAGGCTCCTATGCTACCGATCCGATACTCGATCAGGAAGAGTGGGAAAATCTCCAGAACATCATGGATGAAGCGGGAGAACTGCCTGAAAGGATCGATCACGACACACTGGTGAATACGTCGATTGCCGAAAAAGCATCCAAAGAATAG
- a CDS encoding ABC transporter ATP-binding protein, with amino-acid sequence MSFLSLDSISHTYFSLKSANSAIEDISLHVDEGEFISFIGPSGCGKTTLLSIIAGLMDPTEGSVNLEGRPISERRDLTGYMLQQDYLFPWKTIEENILIGLSIKGTVTPEKRKEASALLKEMGLEGVQNLYPRELSGGMRQRAALIRTLITEPRLLLLDEPFSALDYQTKLKLEDLVFTTLKSFGKTAILVTHDIGEAIAMSDRIYLFAAKPGRIHATFEVPAGLRGQTPFDVRNHDDYPAFFQMIWKELESLDA; translated from the coding sequence TTGAGTTTTTTATCGTTGGATTCCATCAGCCATACGTACTTTTCCTTGAAATCAGCCAATTCCGCCATCGAGGATATTTCCCTTCATGTGGATGAAGGTGAGTTCATTTCGTTCATCGGACCGAGCGGGTGCGGCAAGACCACCCTCCTTTCCATCATCGCGGGCCTCATGGATCCCACAGAAGGATCCGTGAACCTTGAAGGGCGCCCCATTTCCGAAAGAAGGGACCTGACCGGATACATGCTCCAACAGGACTATCTCTTCCCGTGGAAGACGATCGAGGAGAATATTCTGATCGGTCTGTCCATCAAGGGCACCGTTACCCCCGAGAAAAGGAAAGAGGCCTCTGCCCTTTTGAAGGAAATGGGCCTTGAAGGGGTGCAAAACCTCTATCCAAGGGAATTGTCTGGAGGGATGCGGCAGCGGGCCGCCCTGATCAGGACGCTGATCACTGAACCGAGGCTCCTTCTCCTCGATGAACCCTTCTCCGCCCTCGATTACCAGACGAAACTGAAGCTTGAAGATCTCGTCTTTACTACATTGAAGTCATTCGGGAAGACGGCGATCCTCGTTACCCATGACATCGGCGAAGCGATTGCCATGAGCGACCGCATCTATCTGTTCGCAGCCAAACCCGGACGGATCCATGCGACCTTCGAGGTTCCGGCCGGGTTGCGCGGGCAAACACCGTTTGATGTCAGGAATCACGATGATTACCCTGCATTTTTCCAAATGATATGGAAGGAGCTTGAAAGCCTTGACGCGTGA
- a CDS encoding ABC transporter permease: MTRDTHQKHKEYIQSLKKEKRLVWLYQGLIFIVFFGAWEAASRQSWIDPLIFSSPTKIWNLFMEKLSDGSLITNLSVTLGETVIGFILGTLLGTLLAALLWWSPFLSKVLDPYLVILNAMPKVALGPILIVGLGPGFTSIIAMGTIISVIITTIVVYTSFREVDPNYLKVMHTFSAKRSRTFKEVILPSSFPTIISTLKVNVGLSWVGVIVGEFLVSAKGLGYMIIYGFQVFNFTLVLMSLLVIAICATLMYKVVELIEKKLIRS, from the coding sequence TTGACGCGTGATACGCATCAAAAACACAAGGAGTATATTCAGAGCCTGAAAAAAGAAAAACGCCTGGTATGGCTTTACCAAGGCTTGATCTTCATTGTATTCTTCGGGGCATGGGAAGCGGCGAGCCGGCAGTCCTGGATCGACCCGCTCATCTTCAGCTCCCCGACGAAAATATGGAATCTGTTCATGGAGAAACTTTCAGATGGAAGTCTCATCACCAACTTATCCGTGACCCTCGGGGAGACCGTAATCGGCTTCATACTCGGGACGCTGCTCGGGACACTCCTCGCCGCCCTTTTATGGTGGTCTCCATTCCTCTCGAAGGTCCTGGATCCTTATCTTGTAATCCTGAACGCCATGCCGAAGGTGGCACTGGGTCCGATCCTCATCGTCGGGCTCGGACCGGGCTTTACATCGATCATCGCCATGGGGACGATCATTTCCGTCATCATCACGACGATCGTTGTGTACACTTCCTTCCGGGAAGTCGACCCCAATTACCTGAAGGTGATGCACACATTCAGTGCAAAGCGCAGCCGCACGTTCAAGGAAGTGATCCTTCCTTCCTCCTTCCCTACCATCATCTCGACTTTGAAGGTGAACGTCGGACTATCATGGGTGGGTGTCATTGTAGGGGAATTCCTCGTATCGGCCAAGGGACTTGGCTATATGATCATTTATGGATTCCAGGTGTTCAACTTCACCCTTGTCCTCATGTCCCTTCTCGTGATCGCCATATGCGCCACCCTTATGTACAAAGTCGTTGAACTCATCGAAAAAAAGCTTATCCGTTCGTGA
- the ytkD gene encoding RNA deprotection pyrophosphohydrolase, with protein MEQFKDANGLDVHFSYRRDAFSPESGHVLVICRHGEDWVFTRHKRRGLEFPGGKREDGESLEEAAIRETYEETGAVITEPAFIGEYKVHGDAPFVKTIFFGEVTEIIDKEDYLETDGIFLWNGDWTGIQDDPSFSFIMKDRVIELALKKVTNG; from the coding sequence ATGGAACAATTCAAGGATGCGAACGGACTGGACGTCCACTTTTCATACAGGCGAGATGCCTTTTCCCCGGAATCCGGGCATGTCCTCGTCATTTGCAGGCATGGGGAAGACTGGGTGTTCACCCGTCATAAAAGGAGAGGCCTCGAATTCCCAGGAGGTAAGAGGGAAGATGGAGAATCCCTGGAGGAAGCGGCCATACGGGAGACGTATGAAGAAACGGGGGCTGTCATCACGGAACCGGCCTTCATCGGGGAATACAAGGTGCATGGCGACGCCCCGTTCGTGAAGACGATCTTTTTCGGGGAAGTAACGGAGATCATCGACAAGGAGGACTATCTTGAAACGGATGGGATCTTCCTGTGGAACGGAGACTGGACCGGGATACAGGATGACCCATCGTTCAGTTTCATCATGAAGGACCGTGTCATTGAATTGGCACTGAAGAAGGTCACGAACGGATAA
- a CDS encoding hydrolase, with amino-acid sequence MQEERNDYYIEVATGEISRSSTDSPWNFKISATDEEIIGLREIFDSNHSVSWQNFYRAHVPYVQYHFDRENDAYDENLHRVYETLHRLGDEEARTFIESMGILKSSD; translated from the coding sequence TTGCAGGAAGAACGGAATGATTATTACATTGAAGTCGCGACTGGTGAGATCTCAAGGAGCTCGACGGATTCCCCGTGGAACTTCAAGATCTCTGCTACAGATGAAGAAATCATCGGGCTGCGTGAGATCTTCGACTCCAACCATTCGGTGAGCTGGCAGAATTTTTACCGCGCTCACGTACCCTATGTCCAATATCACTTCGACCGGGAAAATGATGCGTACGATGAAAATCTTCATCGCGTATATGAGACCCTACATCGATTGGGGGATGAAGAAGCCCGCACCTTCATCGAAAGCATGGGAATTCTCAAATCCTCCGACTGA
- a CDS encoding phage holin family protein encodes MERVLLVAGSGMGAYIIQLFGEWNPLLTFLVAVVILDYFTGVIAGAIEGKLSSRFGLKGIARKVLIFALVTVAHLLDTILSDQYFIRNATIIFYICNEMISIIENVGRAGVPVPEFLKKAVEVLKKRGK; translated from the coding sequence TTGGAAAGAGTATTATTGGTGGCAGGCTCGGGAATGGGGGCCTACATCATTCAGTTATTTGGTGAATGGAACCCCTTGCTGACCTTTCTGGTTGCCGTGGTCATCCTCGATTATTTCACCGGCGTCATCGCAGGTGCCATAGAAGGGAAACTATCGAGCAGATTCGGTCTCAAGGGGATTGCCCGGAAGGTCCTGATTTTTGCCTTGGTGACCGTCGCGCACTTATTAGATACTATATTGTCAGATCAGTACTTTATTCGTAATGCGACCATCATTTTCTATATATGCAACGAAATGATTTCCATCATTGAAAATGTCGGACGTGCAGGGGTACCTGTCCCGGAATTTTTGAAGAAAGCAGTGGAAGTCCTGAAAAAGAGAGGGAAATGA
- a CDS encoding DUF6154 family protein — translation MKLIEEIYEMYRGRIKGTDEDLDLIALTILEDTSREELLEMLNELETRELEYFFRLYIFETLKERWSKGTGREPAGNKSYH, via the coding sequence ATGAAGCTGATCGAAGAGATTTATGAAATGTACCGCGGCAGGATTAAAGGTACCGATGAAGATTTGGATCTTATTGCCCTTACCATCCTTGAAGACACCTCACGGGAAGAACTTCTTGAGATGCTGAATGAGCTGGAAACCAGGGAACTGGAATACTTCTTCCGTTTATACATATTTGAAACCTTGAAGGAAAGATGGTCCAAAGGGACAGGACGCGAGCCTGCCGGGAACAAGAGCTATCATTAA